A genomic window from Sphingobacterium sp. BN32 includes:
- the rplI gene encoding 50S ribosomal protein L9: MEVILKQDVKHLGEKDDIVVVKPGYGRNYLIPQGFAAMATASAKKVLAENIKQAQFKQEKIKKDATELAGKLESVKLSIGAKAGESGKIFGKVNSIQIADALKAQGFDVDRRRITFETEPKNLGEYIANLNLHKEVKVQVPFEVVAE; this comes from the coding sequence ATGGAAGTTATATTAAAACAAGATGTTAAACACCTTGGAGAGAAAGACGATATCGTAGTAGTAAAACCAGGTTATGGTCGTAACTACTTAATTCCTCAAGGATTTGCAGCAATGGCTACGGCTTCTGCAAAAAAAGTATTAGCTGAGAACATCAAACAAGCTCAGTTCAAACAAGAGAAAATCAAGAAAGATGCTACTGAGTTAGCTGGTAAATTAGAGTCGGTAAAATTATCTATCGGTGCTAAAGCTGGTGAGTCTGGCAAAATCTTCGGTAAAGTAAATAGCATTCAAATCGCTGACGCTTTAAAAGCACAAGGATTTGATGTAGATCGCCGTCGTATTACTTTCGAAACTGAGCCTAAAAACTTAGGTGAGTACATTGCAAACTTAAACTTACACAAAGAAGTTAAAGTTCAAGTACCTTTCGAAGTAGTTGCTGAGTAA
- a CDS encoding GNAT family N-acetyltransferase, translated as MLVKHEVDGNKGGFYAIEEGKKIGEMTYSAAGPGKIIIDHTEVDPEEKGKGIGHVLLTKAVEYARENNVKILPLCPFAKASFDRDVTIRDVLF; from the coding sequence ATGCTAGTAAAACATGAAGTGGATGGCAATAAAGGAGGATTTTATGCCATCGAAGAAGGTAAGAAAATAGGGGAAATGACCTATTCTGCTGCCGGACCGGGGAAGATTATTATCGATCATACAGAAGTTGATCCCGAAGAAAAAGGGAAGGGCATTGGCCATGTCCTGTTGACGAAAGCTGTGGAATATGCACGCGAGAACAACGTCAAGATATTGCCTTTATGTCCATTTGCGAAAGCTTCTTTCGATCGTGACGTAACGATTCGTGACGTCTTATTTTAG
- a CDS encoding NAD(P)H-binding protein: MGIKAVVIGGSGATGKELVQQLLDRPDVEQVKVLLRRPYFKPHTKLDEVIVDFNMLAQYSEHIEGDIAFSTLGTTIKDAGSQEAQWKVDHDYPLAFAEIAKQNGIQTFVLLSSMQADPKARLFYPRMKGTLEHAIQKLNFPSYIILRPGIIDRPNTDRTGEKLAVRIIKLLNKMGLLHKFRAITTVDLANALIAAGIDFQKAGEQLYESPEILAGIKR; encoded by the coding sequence ATGGGTATCAAAGCAGTTGTCATCGGCGGTTCTGGCGCCACAGGAAAAGAACTTGTACAGCAGTTATTAGATCGTCCCGATGTGGAACAGGTCAAGGTGCTCTTGCGTCGCCCATATTTTAAACCACATACAAAGTTGGATGAGGTTATTGTCGATTTTAATATGCTTGCTCAATACAGCGAGCATATTGAAGGCGATATTGCCTTTAGCACATTAGGCACGACGATTAAGGATGCAGGTAGCCAAGAGGCACAATGGAAAGTCGATCACGATTACCCACTAGCCTTTGCGGAAATTGCAAAGCAGAATGGGATACAAACTTTCGTCCTGCTATCCTCGATGCAGGCAGATCCGAAAGCAAGGCTCTTTTATCCAAGGATGAAAGGTACATTGGAGCATGCCATACAAAAATTGAATTTTCCCTCCTATATCATTCTTCGACCCGGGATTATTGATCGCCCCAATACGGATCGGACGGGTGAAAAACTCGCTGTTCGAATCATCAAACTTCTTAATAAGATGGGGCTTCTCCATAAATTCAGAGCTATTACAACCGTCGACCTAGCCAATGCACTTATTGCTGCAGGTATTGACTTTCAGAAAGCAGGGGAGCAGCTCTATGAGTCTCCCGAAATACTCGCAGGAATCAAAAGATAA
- a CDS encoding DUF6428 family protein has protein sequence MKLSEIKEILPTLENVVFQLEDGTFVPEHFHVTEVGVILKRFIDCGGTIREERVVNFQLWDANDFEHRLKPGKLLKIIELSESKLGIEDAEVEVEYQGKTIGKYDLNFEGNRFLLLNKQTTCLAEDACGIPPEKPKVKLSELKNYSCSPGSGCC, from the coding sequence ATGAAATTATCTGAAATCAAAGAGATCTTACCGACATTGGAAAATGTTGTATTTCAATTAGAGGATGGAACATTTGTTCCGGAACACTTTCATGTGACGGAAGTGGGCGTTATATTAAAACGCTTTATCGACTGCGGCGGAACAATTCGAGAGGAGCGAGTTGTTAATTTCCAATTGTGGGATGCTAACGATTTCGAACATAGATTGAAGCCAGGCAAACTATTGAAAATTATTGAGCTATCTGAATCAAAATTAGGGATTGAGGACGCTGAGGTCGAAGTTGAATATCAAGGCAAAACGATCGGCAAATATGATTTAAACTTTGAAGGCAATCGTTTTCTTTTATTGAATAAGCAAACTACCTGTTTAGCTGAGGATGCTTGCGGCATTCCTCCAGAAAAGCCAAAAGTGAAACTAAGCGAGTTGAAGAATTATTCTTGTAGTCCCGGTTCTGGTTGTTGCTAA
- a CDS encoding pyridoxal phosphate-dependent aminotransferase, with the protein MTKLGRELAAKGINVISLSVGEPDFNTPEHVKEAAKKALDENYTRYSPVPGYPELRQAIVNKLKNENGLDYDISQIVVSTGAKQSLSNVILTLVNPGDEVIIPTPYWVSYSEMVTLAQGKAVYIDTEIESDFKITPAQLEAAITPKSKVFMFSSPCNPTGSVYTKDELAALVAVFEKHPNIFIISDEIYEHINFGDKHESIAQFDSIKDRVIIVNGFSKAFAMTGWRLGYIAANKEIASANDKMQGQTTSGTCSIAQRAGIVAYEQGLESVLEMKEAFARRRQLVYDLLNDIPGVKTNLPQGAFYFFPEISSFFGKKDPEGNEIKNSADLALYLLNYGHVATVGGDSFGNNNYIRLSYAASDENLKEALRRIKEALGKLS; encoded by the coding sequence ATGACCAAATTAGGTCGTGAGTTAGCAGCAAAAGGGATCAACGTTATTAGTTTAAGCGTAGGAGAGCCAGACTTCAATACACCAGAACATGTGAAAGAAGCAGCAAAGAAAGCTTTAGACGAAAACTATACACGTTACTCTCCGGTACCGGGATATCCGGAATTGCGCCAAGCCATCGTTAACAAATTGAAGAACGAAAATGGTTTGGACTATGACATCTCTCAAATCGTGGTATCAACCGGTGCTAAACAATCCCTATCAAACGTGATCTTAACGCTGGTTAACCCAGGAGATGAGGTCATCATCCCAACTCCTTACTGGGTTTCTTACTCGGAGATGGTAACCCTTGCTCAAGGTAAAGCCGTTTATATCGATACAGAGATAGAATCTGATTTCAAGATTACGCCAGCGCAATTAGAAGCGGCTATTACGCCGAAGTCTAAGGTATTCATGTTCTCCTCTCCTTGTAACCCGACAGGGTCGGTTTATACAAAAGATGAGTTGGCGGCCTTAGTAGCAGTTTTTGAGAAACACCCAAACATTTTCATCATTTCTGATGAGATTTACGAACATATCAATTTCGGTGATAAGCATGAGTCTATCGCTCAGTTCGACTCTATTAAAGACCGTGTAATCATTGTAAATGGTTTCTCGAAGGCTTTTGCGATGACAGGATGGCGCTTAGGCTATATCGCTGCAAACAAAGAGATTGCTTCGGCAAACGATAAAATGCAGGGTCAGACAACGTCCGGAACATGTTCAATAGCACAGCGTGCTGGTATTGTAGCCTACGAGCAGGGACTAGAAAGCGTTTTAGAAATGAAGGAAGCTTTTGCGCGCCGTCGTCAATTGGTTTACGACTTATTGAACGATATTCCAGGTGTAAAAACAAATCTTCCTCAAGGTGCATTCTACTTCTTCCCGGAAATCAGTTCATTCTTCGGAAAGAAAGATCCGGAAGGGAATGAAATCAAGAACTCCGCAGACTTAGCTCTATACTTATTGAATTACGGACATGTGGCTACAGTTGGTGGTGATTCATTCGGAAACAACAACTATATCCGTTTGTCGTATGCGGCATCCGATGAGAATTTGAAAGAAGCATTGAGAAGAATAAAAGAAGCGCTAGGTAAATTATCTTAA
- a CDS encoding NADP-dependent isocitrate dehydrogenase has protein sequence MSSKIIYTKTDEAPLLATYSFLPIVQAFAKPANIEIELRDISLAGRILANFNDYLSADQKTNDALAELGQLATQPEANIIKLPNISASIPQLKAAIAELQKAGYAIPNYPDAPANAEEEKIKASYAKVLGSAVNPVLREGNSDRRAPKAVKNYAKANPHRMGAWASDSKTKVASMQDGDFYSTEKSVTVENDSQYKIEFVGADGAVKELKGLGNLKAGEVIDSSVLNIAKLQSFVADAIAEAKAAGVLLSAHLKATMMKVSDPIIFGAIVEVYFKDVFAKYGELFAELGINKNNGLGEVYAKIAGNAKEAEVKAAIDAAIANGPDLAMVNSDKGITNLHVPSDVIVDASMPAMIRIGGKMWDKNGAEQDTLAIIPDRSYAGIYEAVIEDCKANGAYDPKTMGSVPNVGLMAQKAEEYGSHDKTFQAAANGTIRVVDASGNVYMEQAVEKGDIFRMCQTKDAPIQDWVKLAVNRARLSDTPAVFWLDENRAHDREIIKKVKAYLANHDTNGLDIRILSPIEATKFSVERIRQGLDTISVTGNVLRDYLTDLFPILELGTSAKMLSIVPLMNGGGLFETGAGGSAPKHVEQFLEEGYLRWDSLGEFLALQASLEHLSQTQNNPKAQVLADALDEANAKFLANDKSPARKVGQIDNRGSHFYLALYWAEALAAQTKDAELAKTFGELANKLSSNEAKINEELIAAQGKAQNIEGYYFPNDDLASKAMRPSATLNEAIDTF, from the coding sequence ATGTCATCTAAAATCATTTACACAAAAACAGATGAAGCGCCGTTATTGGCAACGTATTCATTTCTACCCATTGTTCAAGCATTCGCTAAACCTGCGAATATTGAAATCGAATTAAGAGACATTTCATTAGCAGGGCGTATCCTTGCAAATTTCAATGATTATTTATCGGCAGACCAAAAGACCAATGATGCATTAGCAGAATTAGGTCAATTGGCTACTCAACCGGAAGCAAACATCATCAAGCTTCCTAATATTTCCGCATCTATCCCGCAATTAAAAGCGGCAATCGCTGAATTACAAAAGGCCGGATATGCCATCCCTAATTACCCGGATGCTCCTGCAAACGCCGAAGAAGAGAAAATCAAAGCATCATATGCTAAGGTTTTAGGATCGGCAGTAAACCCGGTTTTACGCGAAGGTAACTCTGATCGTCGCGCTCCAAAAGCAGTGAAAAACTATGCTAAAGCAAATCCGCACCGTATGGGCGCATGGGCTTCAGATAGCAAAACTAAAGTTGCATCTATGCAAGATGGCGATTTCTACAGCACAGAGAAATCTGTTACCGTAGAAAACGACTCGCAATATAAAATCGAATTCGTAGGTGCTGATGGTGCGGTAAAAGAACTAAAAGGCTTAGGAAACTTAAAAGCTGGTGAAGTAATCGATTCATCGGTATTGAATATTGCTAAATTACAATCATTTGTTGCGGATGCTATTGCTGAAGCAAAAGCAGCAGGCGTCTTATTATCTGCGCACTTGAAAGCAACGATGATGAAGGTTTCTGATCCTATTATCTTTGGAGCAATCGTTGAGGTTTATTTCAAAGATGTATTCGCTAAATACGGAGAATTGTTTGCGGAATTAGGTATCAACAAAAACAACGGTCTTGGCGAGGTGTATGCGAAGATTGCTGGAAATGCAAAAGAAGCAGAGGTAAAAGCAGCAATCGATGCAGCAATCGCAAATGGTCCTGACTTAGCGATGGTAAACTCCGATAAGGGTATTACTAACTTACATGTTCCTTCTGATGTTATCGTTGATGCTTCTATGCCAGCGATGATCCGTATCGGTGGTAAGATGTGGGATAAAAACGGTGCTGAGCAAGATACATTGGCGATAATTCCGGATCGTTCTTACGCAGGAATTTACGAAGCTGTTATTGAAGACTGTAAAGCAAATGGTGCATACGATCCTAAAACTATGGGTTCTGTGCCGAACGTAGGTTTGATGGCTCAAAAAGCTGAAGAATACGGTTCACACGATAAAACTTTCCAAGCTGCAGCGAACGGAACAATCCGTGTTGTTGATGCTTCCGGAAATGTATATATGGAGCAAGCCGTTGAAAAAGGCGATATCTTCCGCATGTGTCAAACAAAAGATGCACCGATTCAAGACTGGGTTAAATTAGCGGTAAACCGCGCTCGTTTATCCGATACTCCTGCAGTATTCTGGTTAGATGAAAACCGTGCGCACGATAGAGAGATCATCAAAAAGGTGAAAGCTTATTTAGCAAACCACGATACCAATGGTTTAGATATCCGTATCCTTTCTCCAATCGAAGCAACGAAATTCTCAGTTGAGCGTATTCGTCAAGGGTTAGATACTATCTCTGTTACAGGAAACGTATTACGTGACTACCTAACAGACTTATTCCCAATCTTAGAACTAGGTACTTCAGCGAAAATGTTATCTATCGTACCGTTGATGAACGGTGGTGGTCTTTTCGAAACTGGTGCTGGTGGTTCTGCGCCTAAGCATGTTGAGCAGTTCTTAGAAGAAGGCTACTTACGTTGGGATTCTCTAGGTGAGTTCTTAGCACTTCAAGCTTCTTTAGAACACCTATCACAAACTCAAAACAACCCGAAAGCACAAGTACTAGCTGACGCCCTAGATGAGGCAAATGCGAAGTTCTTAGCAAACGATAAATCGCCAGCTCGTAAAGTAGGACAGATCGACAACCGTGGTTCTCACTTCTACCTTGCTTTATACTGGGCTGAAGCATTGGCAGCACAAACGAAAGACGCTGAATTAGCGAAAACTTTCGGCGAATTAGCAAATAAGCTGTCAAGCAACGAAGCAAAAATTAACGAAGAATTGATCGCCGCACAAGGAAAAGCACAAAACATCGAAGGATACTACTTCCCGAACGATGATTTAGCATCCAAAGCAATGCGACCTTCGGCAACGCTGAATGAAGCGATTGATACGTTTTAA
- a CDS encoding helix-turn-helix transcriptional regulator, protein MGTTKTEMYKDEQNRLASLLKVLGHPARIAILQHIINQKACICNDLVEELGLAQATISQHLKELKSIGIIQGTIDGKSVCYCIDESVWKDFQKEFNAFFNQEVKVNRCC, encoded by the coding sequence ATGGGAACTACAAAGACGGAAATGTATAAGGATGAACAAAACAGGTTAGCATCATTGCTTAAGGTTTTGGGGCATCCGGCGCGAATAGCTATTTTACAGCATATCATCAATCAAAAGGCATGTATATGCAATGATCTAGTGGAAGAATTAGGGTTAGCGCAGGCAACAATATCGCAGCATCTGAAGGAATTGAAAAGCATTGGCATTATTCAAGGGACTATTGATGGTAAATCTGTTTGTTATTGCATTGACGAATCTGTTTGGAAGGACTTTCAAAAGGAATTTAATGCGTTCTTTAATCAGGAGGTTAAAGTAAATCGCTGTTGCTAG
- the rpsF gene encoding 30S ribosomal protein S6 yields the protein MQQYESVIILTPLLSEDAAKEVITKFKSILTEGGAEIIAEDNWGLKKLAYPIQKKTTGFYHLTEFKAPGELIKKLEVEYKRDERVMRFLTISLDKHALAYNEKKRSGAFNKKTEPKAEEVAN from the coding sequence ATGCAACAGTACGAATCTGTAATCATTCTTACCCCGTTGCTTTCAGAAGATGCTGCGAAAGAAGTAATCACTAAATTCAAAAGTATCTTAACAGAAGGCGGAGCCGAAATTATCGCTGAAGATAATTGGGGTTTGAAAAAATTAGCGTATCCAATCCAGAAAAAAACTACTGGATTTTATCACTTAACTGAATTCAAGGCTCCAGGTGAATTAATTAAAAAATTAGAGGTTGAATACAAACGTGATGAGCGCGTGATGCGTTTCTTAACAATCTCTCTTGACAAGCATGCTCTTGCTTACAACGAGAAAAAACGTAGCGGTGCATTCAACAAGAAAACTGAACCTAAAGCTGAGGAGGTAGCAAACTAA
- a CDS encoding nuclear transport factor 2 family protein: MKKILLTMVLTFSTMILFAQSKKEEVARTMDLWHQAAAKADFKAYFDLMDEESIFIGTDATERWDKPAFMAYAKPHFDKGRAWNFTSLERHINFSKNGKTAWLDELLDTQMKICRGSAVLELKNGKWFIKHYVLSMTVPNDVSGEVIKTKAAIEDKVIQSIKH, from the coding sequence ATGAAGAAGATCCTTTTAACAATGGTTCTAACTTTCTCTACAATGATTTTGTTCGCACAGAGCAAAAAGGAAGAAGTCGCTAGAACAATGGATTTATGGCATCAGGCAGCTGCTAAAGCCGATTTTAAAGCTTATTTCGACCTGATGGATGAAGAGTCTATTTTTATCGGTACGGATGCGACAGAGCGTTGGGACAAACCGGCGTTCATGGCCTATGCGAAGCCACATTTTGATAAAGGGAGAGCTTGGAACTTTACATCGTTAGAGCGGCATATTAATTTTTCGAAAAACGGTAAAACCGCATGGCTGGATGAATTGTTAGATACGCAGATGAAGATCTGTAGAGGATCGGCAGTTTTAGAGCTGAAGAATGGTAAATGGTTCATCAAACACTATGTCTTGTCGATGACGGTTCCAAACGATGTTTCGGGTGAAGTCATCAAGACGAAAGCAGCCATTGAGGATAAAGTAATACAGTCAATTAAACACTAA
- a CDS encoding cation diffusion facilitator family transporter, protein MSKQMRLVLLSLVTGIVLMLIKFVAYFITESNAIFSDAAESIVNIAASGFAYYSIYLAAQPKDENHPYGHGKVEFFSVFVEGALIFIAGSVILVKAFYNIFFPQPVANVEEGMLLIFITSLINFGVGFYLMKRGRALRSLTIEADGKHLQVDAYSSIGLIAGLFIMKITKLPWIDLALSIALGCFILYNGYKLLRKSISGLMDESDQEVVDEVVAILKEKRKPDWIDVHNLRVQRYGQELHIDCHLTLPNYYELTKVHDCISEFDNVLNENLQSKTEFFIHADPCMPECCHYCKVENCPIRSEEFKKHIEWTTVNVTKNMKHFRKA, encoded by the coding sequence ATGTCTAAACAAATGAGACTGGTGTTACTGTCCTTAGTGACAGGGATCGTGTTGATGTTGATAAAATTCGTAGCATATTTTATTACCGAGTCAAACGCCATCTTCTCCGACGCCGCCGAGAGCATCGTAAATATCGCCGCATCCGGATTTGCATACTACAGCATTTATCTGGCGGCACAACCCAAGGATGAAAACCATCCTTATGGACATGGAAAAGTTGAATTCTTCTCCGTGTTTGTCGAAGGAGCCCTTATTTTTATTGCCGGCAGTGTAATCCTGGTCAAAGCATTCTACAATATTTTCTTCCCACAACCGGTTGCCAATGTAGAAGAGGGGATGCTTCTTATCTTTATTACCTCCCTGATTAACTTTGGAGTCGGATTCTACCTGATGAAGCGCGGACGTGCATTACGCTCTTTAACGATCGAAGCAGATGGGAAGCATCTACAAGTTGATGCCTATAGTTCAATCGGTCTAATCGCGGGACTGTTCATCATGAAAATCACGAAGCTGCCTTGGATAGATTTAGCCTTATCCATTGCTTTAGGATGCTTTATCTTGTACAATGGCTACAAGCTACTTAGAAAATCTATCTCCGGTTTGATGGACGAATCTGATCAGGAAGTGGTCGATGAGGTAGTAGCGATTTTAAAAGAAAAGAGAAAGCCAGACTGGATCGATGTGCACAACCTCCGTGTACAGCGTTATGGTCAGGAACTCCATATAGACTGTCACCTCACTTTGCCAAATTATTATGAGCTGACGAAGGTTCATGATTGTATATCGGAGTTCGATAATGTGTTGAATGAAAATCTGCAGTCCAAAACAGAGTTCTTTATTCATGCAGACCCTTGTATGCCAGAATGTTGTCACTACTGTAAAGTAGAAAATTGTCCAATTCGATCCGAAGAGTTTAAGAAACATATTGAATGGACGACAGTCAATGTGACCAAGAACATGAAGCACTTCCGAAAAGCTTAA
- a CDS encoding bile acid:sodium symporter family protein — MMKLKFDGFILALIAMIILAYIYPDLVQAQNGHLFETISTIGVSLIFFFYGLKLSFREIKDGLKNWKLHVCIQLFTFALFPLIIVIFRPFIQNAIQEQFWLSFYFLAALPSTVSSSVVMVSIARGNVPAAIFNASISGLIGVVVTPLLMEPFIQFEEVNVLGDVYWGLIKEIIIPVILGLILQQYLGKWASKYSKQLSKFDKAVILSIVYSSFAESFLSDVFHKVGTLYLSALFIAVIIFFFLVYGIVYLITRYVLKFNREDQITALFCGSKKSLTHGSVFSKFLFAGNPNLGLYFLPLMVFHAFQIFVVTIIAQRYANQYNEEILTKK, encoded by the coding sequence ATGATGAAATTGAAATTTGACGGCTTTATATTGGCGCTAATCGCTATGATTATCTTAGCCTATATATACCCCGATTTAGTACAGGCACAAAACGGACATCTATTTGAAACGATAAGTACCATCGGTGTTTCATTGATTTTCTTTTTTTATGGATTAAAATTGAGTTTCCGTGAAATAAAGGATGGTCTAAAAAACTGGAAACTCCATGTTTGCATCCAGCTATTCACCTTTGCGTTATTTCCGCTGATCATCGTAATCTTCCGACCATTTATACAAAATGCTATTCAAGAGCAGTTTTGGCTATCTTTCTATTTCCTTGCCGCACTGCCGTCAACTGTGTCCTCCTCAGTCGTGATGGTTTCGATTGCGCGCGGAAATGTGCCTGCCGCTATCTTCAATGCAAGCATATCCGGGCTCATCGGCGTCGTTGTGACGCCGCTATTAATGGAGCCTTTTATACAATTTGAAGAAGTCAATGTGTTGGGCGATGTGTATTGGGGGCTAATCAAAGAAATCATTATACCCGTCATTTTAGGTCTTATATTGCAACAGTACTTAGGCAAATGGGCAAGCAAGTACAGCAAGCAGTTGTCTAAATTCGATAAGGCCGTTATCCTATCTATTGTTTACAGCAGTTTTGCCGAGTCTTTTCTGTCGGATGTATTCCATAAAGTGGGCACACTTTATTTAAGTGCTCTTTTTATTGCAGTCATCATCTTCTTCTTCCTAGTTTATGGTATAGTTTATCTGATCACGCGTTATGTGTTGAAGTTCAATAGGGAAGATCAGATTACGGCATTGTTCTGTGGCTCAAAGAAATCACTGACACATGGCTCGGTATTCAGTAAGTTTCTTTTTGCTGGCAATCCGAATTTAGGGCTCTATTTCTTGCCGTTGATGGTTTTTCACGCTTTTCAGATCTTCGTCGTTACGATTATTGCGCAACGCTATGCAAATCAGTATAATGAGGAAATCTTGACGAAAAAATAA
- the rpsR gene encoding 30S ribosomal protein S18, whose amino-acid sequence MANENIQYVTAPKVEDNRKKYCRFKKNGIKYIDYKDANFLLKFVNDQGKILPRRLTGTSLKFQRKVAQAVKRARIIGLLPYVTDSLK is encoded by the coding sequence ATGGCAAACGAGAATATCCAATACGTAACTGCCCCTAAAGTAGAGGACAACCGTAAGAAATACTGTCGTTTCAAGAAGAACGGTATTAAGTATATCGACTACAAAGACGCGAACTTCTTATTGAAGTTTGTAAATGATCAAGGTAAGATTTTACCTCGTCGTTTAACAGGTACATCATTGAAATTTCAACGTAAAGTAGCTCAGGCGGTGAAACGTGCGCGTATCATCGGATTATTACCTTACGTAACTGATTCATTAAAATAA
- a CDS encoding glutathione peroxidase, whose protein sequence is MKATVYDFNALEFNGQKKSLKDFEGKVLLIVNTASKCFFTKQFKSLENLYKKYRDLGFEILAFPSNDFRNQEPLTGRTLETFCRINQQVSFPVFKRIHVVGEFTDPLYKYLSDESANGKVGTAPFWNFHKYLVNRQGEVVDHFYSITSPMSKKVHSKIEELLTNPA, encoded by the coding sequence ATGAAAGCTACAGTTTATGATTTTAATGCATTGGAATTTAATGGACAGAAGAAATCATTGAAGGACTTTGAAGGCAAAGTGTTACTGATTGTGAATACTGCAAGTAAATGCTTCTTCACCAAGCAGTTTAAATCATTGGAAAATCTATATAAAAAATATCGTGATCTAGGCTTTGAGATACTTGCATTTCCATCCAACGATTTTAGAAATCAGGAGCCGTTGACAGGCAGAACTTTAGAAACTTTTTGTCGGATTAATCAGCAAGTATCTTTTCCTGTGTTTAAAAGAATCCATGTTGTAGGCGAATTTACCGACCCGCTATACAAATACTTATCTGACGAATCTGCAAACGGAAAAGTAGGCACTGCGCCATTCTGGAATTTTCATAAATACCTTGTAAATCGCCAGGGAGAGGTTGTTGATCATTTTTATTCAATTACCAGTCCTATGTCAAAAAAGGTCCACAGTAAGATAGAAGAATTGCTCACAAATCCCGCATAG
- the bshB1 gene encoding bacillithiol biosynthesis deacetylase BshB1: MKLDLLVMTVHPDDAELGAGGVIAKYVAEGKSVGIIDLTQGELGTRGTAVTRAAEAAEAAKILGVAVRENLKLRDGFFQNDESNQLEVIKAIRKYQPDIVITNALDDRHPDHGRASKLVNDSIFLAGLRRIETIMDGGVQEAFRPRLQLQLIQDKYITPDILIDITDYWDIKERSILAYTTQFNAGSDDSEPQTYISNPDFMSSTRARAQELGRSIQVKYAEGFTARRLLGVKDLFNLI, from the coding sequence ATGAAATTAGATTTACTAGTGATGACGGTGCACCCTGATGATGCTGAATTGGGTGCTGGTGGTGTAATCGCCAAATATGTAGCGGAAGGTAAGTCCGTAGGAATTATTGACCTCACCCAGGGTGAGTTAGGAACGCGTGGTACTGCTGTAACCAGAGCCGCCGAAGCGGCAGAAGCTGCAAAAATATTAGGAGTGGCTGTTCGCGAGAATCTCAAACTACGCGACGGTTTCTTTCAAAATGACGAATCCAATCAGTTGGAGGTTATCAAGGCAATTCGCAAGTACCAACCTGATATCGTGATTACCAATGCGTTGGATGATCGCCATCCTGATCATGGTAGAGCCAGTAAATTGGTGAATGACTCCATTTTTCTTGCAGGCCTACGTCGCATCGAGACCATAATGGATGGGGGAGTACAGGAGGCATTTCGCCCGCGACTACAGTTACAGTTGATCCAAGATAAATATATCACTCCCGATATCTTAATCGATATTACCGATTACTGGGATATTAAAGAACGTTCAATATTAGCTTATACCACGCAATTTAACGCTGGAAGTGACGATTCTGAACCGCAAACTTATATCTCTAATCCTGATTTCATGTCTTCTACGCGTGCCAGAGCACAAGAGCTAGGTAGATCCATTCAAGTGAAATATGCTGAAGGGTTTACAGCAAGAAGGCTGCTGGGAGTGAAGGATTTGTTTAATCTTATTTAG